From a single Solanum dulcamara chromosome 4, daSolDulc1.2, whole genome shotgun sequence genomic region:
- the LOC129887956 gene encoding uncharacterized protein LOC129887956, with amino-acid sequence MNNKDDEKHKEEEGEESPSHSQQTVSDDDEIDYSVKPEFYDPELDDKDEVWVQKKRGGRTSDAILNCPACFTTLCLDCQRHEKNVTQYRAIFVVNCKIKSEQVVAQLGSKRKRGKKGRGSSEAEAGSDMGETYKHVCCSVCSTVVGVIDEEEVYHFFNVIPSES; translated from the exons ATGAACAACAAAGACGACGAAAAgcataaagaagaagaaggagaagaatcGCCATCTCACTCTCAGCAAACAG TTTCTGATGATGATGAGATAGATTACTCCGTCAAGCCAGAATTTTATGATCCAGAACTTGATGACAAAGATGAAGTCTGGGTCCAAAAGAAAAGGGGTGGTCGTACTTCTGATGCCATCCTTAATTGTCCAGCTTGTTTTACCACCCTTTGTCTAGATTGTCAAAG GCACGAAAAGAATGTTACGCAGTACCGAGCAATTTTTGTAGTCAATTGCAAGATCAAGAGTGAACAAGTGGTGGCACAGCTTGGAAGCAAACGAAAGAGGGGTAAGAAAGGACGTGGATCTTCTGAGGCTGAAGCAGGTTCTGATATGGGCGAGACATATAAACATGTATGCTGTTCAGTTTGTTCAACGGTGGTTGGAGTCATCGACGAAGAAGAGGTGTATCATTTCTTTAACGTTATTCCTAGTGAGTCTTGA
- the LOC129887955 gene encoding thioredoxin X, chloroplastic, whose protein sequence is MAIMASAATSTSRVSYYPMTHSFNTTCNFTSPFRSSFSSLGWKKVRFSIGNRRGKLGFRNCSTLRINCGGVLTEIKEDEFSDVVLKSDRPVLVEFVATWCGPCRLIAPAMESLAEEYKEKITVVKIDHDASPKLIEEYKVYGLPTLILFKDGKEVPDSKREGAITKVKLKEYLDGFLKTVSIA, encoded by the exons ATGGCGATAATGGCTTCCGCCGCTACTTCAACTTCGAGGGTTTCTTATTATCCTATGACGCATTCTTTCAATACAACTTGTAATTTCACTTCTCCTTTTcgttcttcattttcttctttgggTTGGAAGAAAGTTAGGTTTTCAATTGGAAATCGAAGGGGAAAGTTAGGGTTTCGAAATTGTTCGACATTGAGGATAAATTGTGGTGGTGTATTAACGGAGATTAAGGAGGATGAGTTTTCCGACGTCGTTTTGAAGTCGGATCGTCCTGTACTTGTTGAGTTTGTAGCGACTTGGTGTGGACCTTGCCGTTTGATTGCTCCTGCTATGGAATCCCTTGCtgag GAGTACAAAGAAAAGATCACTGTTGTTAAGATAGATCATGACGCGAGTCCAAAGCTCATAGAAGAGTACAAAGTATATGGATTGCCAACTTTGATTCTCTTCAAAGATGGAAAGGAAGTTCCAGACAGCAAAAGGGAAGGCGCGATAACAAAAGTTAAACTCAAGGAGTATCTTGATGGATTTCTAAAGACAGTTTCTATCGCGTGA
- the LOC129887959 gene encoding uncharacterized protein LOC129887959, giving the protein MEPHHNPPPSTAFHHHHDDGAGGGTCVNCGGPTAFPSPPPDPNPNYIPIRAPAINLPPANNREIIMRTPVPQSQRVFPLTAPYQFQTPVKKIHTQNDIVQFQSSPTCQNFLGFVVLLSESIRSHKLSDPCHESPVVLAIVSVLETLSVYVDEIPLAPQSSRFGNLAYRTWHERMSCDAESFLLQFLPPDLQSATLELVPYFTDSFGNSSRIDYGTGHETNFAAWLYCLARLGVVKEEDYQALVSKVFVKYLDLMRKLQVTYCLEPAGSHGVWGLDDYHFLPFIFGSSQLIDHKYMKPKSIHNKDILENFVNEYLYLSCIVFIMKVKKGVFAEHSPMLDDISGVPNWNKVNSGLLKMYKIEVLQKVPIMQHFLFGSIIQWQ; this is encoded by the exons ATGGAACCTCATCACAACCCACCACCGTCCACCGCCTTCCACCACCACCACGACGACGGCGCCGGCGGAGGAACCTGCGTCAACTGCGGTGGACCCACCGCGTTCCCATCACCGCCTCCTGATCCTAACCCCAACTACATCCCCATCCGTGCTCCAGCCATCAACCTTCCACCAGCCAATAACAGAGAAATCATCATGCGAACACCAGTTCCTCAATCACAGAGAGTCTTTCCGTTAACTGCTCCTTACCAATTCCAAACTCCGGTGAAGAAAATCCACACCCAAAACGACATCGTTCAGTTTCAATCCTCACCCACTTGCCAAAATTTCCTCGGTTTCGTCGTTTTACTATCGGAGTCCATTCGTTCCCATAAGCTCTCAGATCCTTGTCATGAGTCGCCTGTAGTGTTAGCCATTGTTTCCGTGCTTGAAACCCTAAGTGTCTACGTTGATGAGATCCCTTTAGCCCCACAGTCCTCTCGATTCGGGAATTTGGCGTATCGGACGTGGCATGAACGTATGAGTTGTGATGCTGAGTCATTTTTGCTTCAGTTTCTGCCTCCGGATCTCCAGTCGGCTACTCTTGAGCTTGTTCCTTACTTTACTGATAGCTTTGGGAACTCCAGCAGAATTGATTATG GTACTGGACATGAGACAAATTTTGCAGCATGGTTGTATTGTTTAGCAAGATTAGGAGTTGTGAAGGAAGAGGACTATCAAGCTCTGGTGTCAAAGGTTTTTGTCAAGTACTTGGATTTGATGAGGAAGTTGCAAGTAACCTATTGCCTAGAGCCTGCTGGGTCCCATGGGGTTTGGGGACTAGATGACTACCACTTCTTACCTTTTATATTTGGGTCATCTCAGTTGATTGATCACAAGTACATGAAACCAAAATCTATTCATAACAAAGATATCTTGGAGAACTTTGTAAATGAATATCTTTACCTCTCATGTATTGTATTCATAATGAAGGTGAAGAAGGGAGTGTTTGCAGAACACTCTCCCATGTTAGATGACATTAGTGGTGTACCCAATTGGAACAAGGTAAACAGTGGCTTACTTAAGATGTACAAGATTGAAGTTCTGCAGAAGGTTCCTATCATGCAGCATTTCCTTTTTGGCTCCATTATCCAATG GCAATGA
- the LOC129887951 gene encoding UPF0664 stress-induced protein C29B12.11c-like: MAVNPKLFPHGMPVPFLNELFVFASDEIEFEINKIPRLGKVQAKGTIYLSNIRMVFVAKNPSDNFIAFDIPLLSVHGEKLNQPIFFCKNFSGYVNPVIPANDNENRIIPHSFKILFKECDCETFISKVFNLIGKVRRRYRRSREKHCIDPRHDATKTPVDEMTRYAYVDPSDPTSIFLQQPTPKSRLRCHTYQSQPTAETSR, translated from the exons ATGGCAGTGAATCCAAAATTATTTCCTCATGGAATGCCAGTTCCATTTCTCAATGAATTGTTCGTTTTCGCAAGCGATGAAATTGAATTTGAGATCAATAAGATCCCTCG TTTAGGAAAAGTACAAGCCAAAGGAACCATCTACTTGTCGAATATACGGATGGTCTTTGTTGCAAAGAACCCTAGTGACAACTTCATTGCTTTTGACATTCCTTTG CTTTCTGTTCATGGTGAAAAATTAAATCAACCAATATTTTTCTGCAAAAACTTTTCTGGATATGTGAATCCG GTTATACCTGCTAACGATAATGAAAACAGGATCATTCCTCATTCGTTTAAAATTTTGTTCAAGGAATGTGATTGTGAGACTTTCATCTCAAAAGTTTTCAATCTAATCGGAAAAGTGAGACGACGCTACCGTCGATCAAGGGAAAAGCATTGCATAGATCCCCGTCATGACGCAACCAAAACACCAGTCGATGAGATGACGAGATATGC TTATGTCGACCCCAGTGATCCGACAAGTATCTTCTTGCAGCAGCCTACTCCAAAGTCTCGACTCAGGTGTCATACGTACCAGTCGCAGCCTACTGCTGAAACGTCTAGATAG
- the LOC129887952 gene encoding transcription factor TCP7 — MATSVEPNGGVLLDSSGGVAANSSVALTVKKPPAKDRHSKVDGRGRRIRMPIVCAARVFQLTRELGHKSDGQTIEWLLRQAEPSIIAATGTGTIPASFSTVSVSLRNSVSSVSVSAPMDNNNKSSPSLLHPLISPAPFLLGKRLRSEDVDNGSGDKDVGPTAGFWAVPARSDFGQVWSFAAPPPEMVVPTHLNSQPSRFLQQQMEEASAGRVGNYFPIAQGHLNLLASLSGSGSVPASSGRRDDDGQ, encoded by the coding sequence ATGGCGACGTCGGTAGAACCAAACGGCGGCGTTTTACTCGATTCTTCCGGTGGAGTTGCCGCCAATAGTAGTGTTGCTTTGACGGTGAAGAAACCGCCGGCGAAGGACCGGCATAGTAAAGTCGATGGAAGAGGAAGACGTATAAGGATGCCAATTGTTTGTGCTGCTAGGGTTTTTCAGCTTACTCGTGAATTAGGTCATAAATCTGATGGACAAACAATTGAATGGCTGTTACGTCAAGCTGAACCTTCGATTATAGCAGCTACTGGTACTGGTACTATACCTGCTAGCTTCTCTACTGTTTCAGTTTCCTTACGAAATTCCGTTTCTTCTGTTTCTGTTTCTGCTCCGATGGATAATAACAACAAGTCGTCGCCGTCGTTGTTACATCCGTTGATTTCTCCGGCGCCGTTTTTACTCGGGAAGCGTTTACGGTCTGAGGATGTTGATAACGGAAGTGGTGATAAGGATGTGGGTCCTACTGCTGGATTTTGGGCTGTTCCTGCTAGGTCGGATTTTGGACAAGTTTGGAGTTTCGCTGCACCGCCGCCGGAGATGGTGGTGCCGACACATTTGAATTCGCAGCCGTCGAGATTTCTTCAGCAGCAGATGGAAGAGGCATCAGCTGGTAGAGTTGGGAATTACTTTCCTATAGCTCAAGGGCATCTGAATTTGCTAGCTTCTCTGTCGGGTTCGGGTTCCGTACCAGCTTCATCAGGGAGAAGAGACGACGATGGACAATGA
- the LOC129887957 gene encoding prefoldin subunit 5, whose translation MASRTLEIEKMSVEQLKALKEQADLEVNLLQDSLNNIRTATTRLEIASNALQDLSLRPQGKKMLVPLTASLYVPGTLDDADKVLVDVGTGYFVEKTMTEGKDYCERKINLLKSNYEQLLDVATKKKSIADETGVILQAKLRQLAPAQ comes from the exons ATGGCGTCTAGAACACTTGAAATAGAGAAGATGAGTGTGGAGCAACTGAAGGCACTGAAAGAACAAGCCGATCTAGAAGTGAACCTCCTTCAAGATAGTCTCAACAATATCCGCACAGCAACTACTCGACTCGAAATCGCATCTAATGCCCTTCAAGATCTTTCACTACGCCCTCAAG GGAAGAAAATGTTGGTGCCTTTAACAGCGTCTTTATATGTACCGGGGACACTAGATGATGCTGATAAGGTTTTGGTAGATGTCGGCACTGGATATTTTGTTGAG AAAACTATGACAGAAGGAAAAGATTACTGTGAGCGGAAAATCAACCTGCTAAAGTCCAACTATGAGCAGCTTCTTGAT GTTGCAACAAAGAAGAAAAGTATTGCTGATGAAACTGGTGTTATCTTGCAAGCTAAATTGAGACAACTTGCTCCAGCACAGTAG
- the LOC129887953 gene encoding sugar transport protein 10 translates to MAGGFAGGGGGGDYEGKVTAFVIMTCLVAATGGLLFGYDIGISGGVTSMDEFLLKFFPNVYHKEKSLKEGGSQYCKFDDHMLQLFTSSLYLAALVASFAASITTKAFGRKISMLIGGLIFLVGAVLNGAAMNLGVLILGRLLLGVGIGYANQSVPVYLSEMAPPKLRGALNVCFQMAVTIGIFVANLVNYGTSTMKKNGWRVSLVLAAVPAVIMTVGAVFLPDTPNSLIDRGQKEEAKTMLQKIRGTSNVDNEFEDLIIASDMSKQVQNPWSNIMKPRYRPQLTIAVLIPFFQQLTGINVIMFYAPVLFKTLGFGDGAALMTAVITGVVNVVATLISIFTVDKFGRRALFLLGGTLMIICQIAVGSIISSVFGMDGLGSFSKGLGNITVAFICVYVAAFAWSWGPLGWLVPSEVFPMEIRSAGQSINVSVNMFFTFVIGQLFLTMLCHMKFGLFFFFGGFVVIMTLFIFFFLPETKGIPIEEVTRIWKNHWFWKKYTPADDNNNNNAHV, encoded by the exons ATGGCAGGAGGATTTGcaggaggtggtggtggtggtgactATGAAGGAAAGGTTACAGCTTTTGTTATTATGACATGTTTGGTTGCTGCCACTGGTGGTCTACTCTTTGGTTATGACATTGGTATCTCAg GAGGAGTGACATCTATGGATGAATTCTTGCTCAAATTTTTCCCAAATGTGTATCACAAGGAGAAATCCTTGAAAGAAGGAGGAAGCCAATATTGCAAATTTGATGACCATATGTTGCAACTCTTTACCTCATCACTCTATTTAGCAGCATTAGTTGCTTCATTTGCAGCTTCAATAACGACGAAAGCGTTTGGACGAAAAATCTCCATGCTTATTGGTGGTCTAATTTTTCTAGTAGGCGCCGTCCTGAATGGTGCAGCGATGAACTTGGGTGTACTCATCCTTGGGCGCCTACTACTAGGTGTTGGCATTGGTTATGCCAATCAATCTGTCCCAGTTTACCTCTCAGAAATGGCTCCACCTAAGCTTAGAGGAGCGCTCAACGTGTGTTTCCAAATGGCTGTCACAATAGGCATATTTGTGGCGAATTTAGTCAATTATGGTACCTCTACCATGAAGAAAAACGGTTGGAGAGTGTCCCTTGTTCTCGCAGCTGTCCCTGCTGTTATCATGACCGTAGGAGCTGTATTCCTACCGGATACACCTAATTCATTGATCGATAGAGGACAGAAAGAAGAAGCCAAAACTATGTTACAAAAAATTCGTGGTACAAGTAATGTGGACAACGAATTTGAGGACCTTATCATAGCAAGTGACATGTCTAAGCAAGTCCAAAATCCATGGAGCAACATAATGAAACCAAGGTATAGACCACAATTGACAATCGCGGTCCTCATTCCTTTCTTCCAACAACTCACTGGTATCAATGTCATCATGTTTTACGCCCCCGTCCTCTTCAAAACACTCGGTTTTGGGGACGGGGCTGCCTTGATGACAGCTGTCATCACCGGAGTGGTCAATGTCGTCGCCACACTTATATCCATATTCACTGTTGATAAATTTGGAAGGAGAGCCTTGTTCCTTCTAGGTGGTACCCTCATGATTATCTGCCAG aTTGCTGTTGGTTCCATCATAAGCAGTGTATTTGGAATGGATGGTCTAGGTTCATTCAGCAAAGGACTTGGAAACATTACAGTTGCCTTTATTTGTGTATATGTAGCTGCATTTGCTTGGTCATGGGGACCATTAGGTTGGCTTGTTCCAAGTGAAGTTTTTCCTATGGAAATTAGATCAGCAGGACAATCCATTAATGTCTCTGTCAACATGTTTTTCACCTTTGTTATTGGACAACTCTTCCTTACAATGCTCTGTCACATGAAGTTCggattgttcttcttctttggcGGATTCGTTGTCATAATGACAttgttcatcttcttcttcctccccGAAACTAAAGGTATTCCTATCGAAGAAGTAACGAGGATTTGGAAGAATCATTGGTTCTGGAAGAAGTACACCCCAGCTGacgataataacaataacaatgcTCATGTTTAA